The Lycium barbarum isolate Lr01 chromosome 12, ASM1917538v2, whole genome shotgun sequence genome includes a region encoding these proteins:
- the LOC132624234 gene encoding uncharacterized protein LOC132624234 gives MEKAWRVEQDKHEKDMEKKMEELLEKSKKIARKATGLRYNDLCMHPDLNLPEGFKIPKFEIFNGIGNPKAHLRSYYDQLVGVKKNEPLIMQLFNRSLIGEATEWFTTQDMRQWHTWEDMAESFMERFCFNVETVLERYYLEKFKKKSTENYREFAGRWRAEAARVQPPMCEKELVSMFIRSQEPDFYDRMLFMAGRSFAELVKMREAIEDVLNPRK, from the coding sequence atggaaaaggCCTGGAGGGTCGAGCAGGATAAGCATGAAAAAGATATGGAGAAGAAGATGGAGGAATTACTGGAGAAATCCAAAAAGATTGCAAGGAAGGCTACAGGACTAAGATATAATGACTTGTGCATGCATCCAGATTTGAACTTAccagaagggttcaaaatcccaaaatttgagatTTTCAACGGGATAGGGAATCCCAAGGCACACCTCCGATCCTACTACGACCAATTGGTCGGAGTAAAGAAAAACGAACCTCTGATTATGCAACTATTCAATCGTAGTCTAATCGGAGAAGCAACTGAGTGGTTCACAACTCAAGATATGCGTCAATGGCACACCTGGGAggacatggcagaatccttcatggagAGATTTTGCTTTAATGTCGAAACGGTACTCGAACGCTATTACCTTGAAAAGTTCAAAAAGAAATCAACAGAAAACTACAGGGAGTTTGCTGGCAGGTGGAGGGCCGAGGCAGCTCGTGTGCAGCCACCGATGTGTGAGAAAGAGCTAGTCTCTATGTTCATTAGATCCCAGGAGCCTGATTTCTATGACAGAATGTTGTTCATGGCTGGGAGGTCGTTTGCTGAGTTGGTCAAAATgcgagaggccatagaagatgtcTTAAATCCGAGAAAATAG